From Erwinia pyri, a single genomic window includes:
- the icd gene encoding NADP-dependent isocitrate dehydrogenase: protein MESKVVVPAEGQKITLDQGKLNVPNNPIIPFIEGDGIGVDVSPVMIKVVDAAVQKAYNGERKISWMEIYTGEKSVELYGQDVWLPEETLDLIKEYRVAIKGPLTTPVGGGIRSLNVALRQQLDLYICLRPVRYYTGTPSPVKRPEETDMVIFRENSEDIYAGIEWKAGSAEADKVIKFLRDEMGVKKIRFPEQCGIGVKPCSEAGTKRLVRAAIDYAITNDRDSVTLVHKGNIMKFTEGAFKDWGYQLAKEEFGGELIDGGPWMTIKNPNTGKEIVIKDVIADAFLQQILLRPAEYDVIACMNLNGDYISDALAAQVGGIGIAPGANIGDECALFEATHGTAPKYAGQDKVNPGSVILSAEMMLRHMEWFEAADLIVKGMEGAIAAKTVTYDFERLMDGATLLKSSEFGDAMIKHM, encoded by the coding sequence ATGGAAAGCAAAGTAGTTGTTCCGGCGGAAGGTCAGAAAATCACCCTGGATCAGGGAAAACTGAACGTACCTAACAACCCAATCATCCCTTTTATTGAAGGTGACGGGATCGGTGTGGACGTTTCTCCAGTGATGATCAAAGTTGTCGATGCCGCTGTACAGAAAGCTTATAACGGTGAGCGTAAAATTTCCTGGATGGAAATTTACACCGGTGAAAAATCGGTAGAGCTCTACGGTCAGGATGTCTGGCTGCCAGAAGAGACTCTCGACCTGATCAAAGAGTATCGCGTAGCCATTAAAGGCCCGCTGACTACCCCAGTTGGCGGCGGTATTCGCTCCCTGAATGTGGCGCTGCGTCAGCAGCTTGATCTCTACATCTGTCTGCGTCCGGTGCGTTACTACACCGGTACCCCAAGCCCGGTTAAACGCCCTGAAGAGACCGATATGGTGATCTTCCGTGAGAACTCCGAAGATATCTATGCCGGTATCGAGTGGAAAGCGGGTTCTGCAGAAGCGGATAAAGTGATCAAGTTCCTGCGTGATGAGATGGGCGTGAAGAAGATTCGCTTCCCTGAGCAGTGCGGTATCGGCGTTAAGCCATGTTCAGAAGCGGGCACCAAGCGTCTGGTTCGTGCTGCTATCGACTATGCCATCACCAACGATCGTGACTCCGTGACGCTGGTTCACAAAGGCAACATCATGAAGTTCACCGAAGGTGCCTTCAAGGATTGGGGCTATCAGCTGGCGAAAGAAGAGTTTGGCGGTGAGCTGATTGATGGCGGTCCATGGATGACCATCAAGAACCCGAACACCGGCAAAGAGATCGTGATTAAAGACGTGATCGCCGATGCGTTCCTGCAGCAGATCCTGCTGCGTCCGGCCGAATATGACGTTATCGCCTGTATGAACCTGAACGGTGACTACATCTCTGATGCCCTGGCGGCACAGGTTGGCGGGATCGGTATCGCACCGGGCGCAAACATCGGTGACGAATGCGCGCTGTTTGAAGCAACCCACGGTACAGCACCTAAGTATGCGGGTCAGGATAAAGTGAACCCAGGTTCAGTGATCCTTTCTGCCGAAATGATGCTGCGTCACATGGAATGGTTCGAAGCCGCAGACCTGATTGTTAAAGGCATGGAAGGCGCTATCGCTGCCAAGACCGTGACCTATGACTTCGAACGTCTGATGGATGGCGCTACGCTGCTGAAATCGTCAGAGTTTGGCGACGCTATGATCAAGCACATGTAA
- a CDS encoding alpha/beta fold hydrolase: MSSGSYLKLKDGTSLYYKDWGTGQPVVFSHGWPLSGDAFEDQMFFLASHGYRVIAHDRRGHGRSSQPWDGHNMDQYADDLAELTAALDLQDAVHVGHSTGGGEVARYIARHGTDRVAKASLIGAVPPIMIKTDFNPDGLPKTVFDGIREGVLKDRSSFFKDLPTAFYGFNREGAQASQGLKDSFWLQGMQGSIKALYDCVKAFSETDQREDLKKMTIPTLVIYGDDDQIVPPASSSEAAIKLLPNPMVKVYPGAPHGLCSTHKDQINQDLLSFLQG, translated from the coding sequence ATGTCATCAGGTAGCTATCTGAAACTCAAAGATGGGACATCTCTTTACTATAAAGACTGGGGTACGGGGCAGCCGGTGGTATTCAGCCACGGCTGGCCTTTGTCTGGCGATGCTTTTGAAGATCAAATGTTTTTCCTGGCTTCCCACGGTTACAGAGTGATTGCTCACGATCGTCGGGGACATGGACGCTCTTCCCAGCCCTGGGACGGACATAATATGGACCAGTATGCTGACGATTTGGCGGAGCTGACCGCTGCGCTGGATTTGCAGGATGCCGTTCACGTTGGGCACTCTACGGGGGGCGGTGAGGTCGCACGATATATAGCTCGTCATGGTACTGATCGGGTAGCCAAAGCCTCCCTTATTGGCGCTGTGCCGCCAATCATGATTAAAACGGATTTCAACCCGGATGGATTACCTAAAACGGTGTTTGATGGCATTCGCGAAGGCGTTCTGAAAGATCGTTCCTCGTTCTTTAAAGACCTGCCTACGGCGTTTTATGGTTTTAACCGGGAAGGCGCTCAGGCTTCTCAGGGATTAAAAGATAGTTTCTGGCTTCAGGGAATGCAGGGATCGATTAAAGCGCTGTATGACTGCGTGAAAGCTTTCTCGGAAACGGATCAGCGGGAAGACCTGAAAAAGATGACCATTCCAACGCTGGTTATTTATGGCGATGACGATCAGATCGTACCGCCCGCCTCATCAAGTGAAGCTGCTATTAAACTGCTGCCAAATCCGATGGTAAAAGTTTATCCCGGCGCACCGCACGGGCTGTGCAGTACTCATAAAGATCAGATTAATCAGGATTTACTTAGTTTTCTTCAGGGTTGA